The Mesobacillus jeotgali genome window below encodes:
- a CDS encoding D-alanyl-D-alanine carboxypeptidase family protein → MKRIWIKLLLLATLLICSIPQTAQATVSVSARSAILIEQESGRVLYEKEAHRVSRIASITKIMTAILAIESGKLDEKVKVSEKAVRAEGSSIYLKPGEKIRLEDLVYGLMLRSGNDAAVAIAEHVGGSLDGFVYMMNEKAQQIGMENTHFANPHGLDDHEDHVSTAYDMAILTRYAMENEVYKEISGTKIHRAPNPTETWDRVWKNKNRLLTEKYKYSTGGKTGYTKRAKRTLVSTAQKDDFGLIAVTLNAPDDWNDHIQMFEAAFSEYDVAEILSKGKVKGIKDSHYKNKVYLDHSFVYPLTSEEEDQVRVEYKLKKSALNQEEMRDSIAGRANVYLDDQQIASLPVYFKAEKEEEKSFFDFFKNIFTSIAGVNEHG, encoded by the coding sequence ATGAAAAGGATTTGGATAAAATTATTGTTACTCGCCACTCTGTTAATCTGCAGCATTCCTCAAACAGCACAGGCTACTGTTTCAGTAAGTGCCCGAAGCGCTATTTTGATAGAACAGGAATCTGGCAGGGTGTTATATGAGAAAGAGGCACACAGAGTTAGCAGGATAGCCAGCATTACGAAAATCATGACGGCCATCCTTGCGATAGAATCTGGCAAATTGGATGAAAAGGTGAAAGTGAGCGAGAAGGCAGTCCGTGCCGAAGGATCTTCCATTTACTTGAAGCCGGGAGAAAAAATCAGGCTGGAGGATCTGGTATATGGTTTAATGCTGAGGTCTGGTAATGATGCTGCTGTCGCGATCGCGGAACATGTTGGTGGCAGTCTCGATGGATTTGTATACATGATGAACGAAAAAGCACAGCAAATTGGCATGGAAAATACGCATTTTGCCAACCCCCACGGATTGGACGATCATGAAGACCATGTTTCCACAGCCTATGACATGGCAATTTTGACTCGCTATGCTATGGAAAATGAAGTATACAAAGAGATTTCCGGGACGAAAATTCACAGGGCTCCCAATCCAACTGAAACATGGGACAGGGTATGGAAAAATAAAAACAGGCTTCTGACTGAAAAGTATAAATATAGTACAGGTGGAAAGACGGGCTATACAAAGCGTGCGAAAAGAACTTTAGTCTCAACGGCCCAAAAGGATGATTTTGGATTAATTGCTGTCACACTAAATGCACCTGATGATTGGAATGACCACATCCAGATGTTTGAAGCAGCCTTTTCGGAATATGATGTTGCTGAAATTCTTTCCAAAGGAAAAGTTAAAGGAATTAAGGATTCGCACTATAAGAATAAAGTTTATCTGGATCATTCATTTGTATACCCGTTGACTTCTGAAGAGGAAGATCAGGTCAGAGTGGAGTACAAGTTGAAAAAGTCAGCACTGAATCAGGAGGAAATGAGAGATTCCATCGCTGGCCGCGCGAATGTATACCTGGACGATCAGCAGATTGCGAGTTTACCTGTCTATTTCAAAGCAGAGAAAGAAGAAGAAAAGTCATTTTTTGATTTTTTTAAAAACATCTTTACCTCAATAGCAGGGGTCAATGAACATGGTTAA
- a CDS encoding YpuI family protein, which yields MGNTIVKTQIEEVRGFLADTVVKLENYLNETTLEKLKQGQTSDEEYFKIVLSSLRKLAVYCEEGLDACKVILQAEVFSKPAAEKTLYRIYYQCIEEFFSPKSDAWYEDSRAAYTGKNAIKFRQIVPAHLDELMVSLENGFQRIREELEYYETDYRTKMLQSR from the coding sequence TTGGGGAATACAATCGTAAAAACACAAATCGAAGAAGTTAGGGGTTTTCTGGCGGATACCGTGGTGAAGCTTGAAAACTACCTGAATGAAACAACCCTTGAAAAACTAAAACAAGGGCAGACGTCAGACGAAGAATACTTTAAAATCGTTCTTTCCAGCCTTCGAAAGCTGGCTGTATACTGTGAAGAAGGTCTGGACGCTTGCAAGGTCATCCTCCAGGCAGAAGTATTCTCGAAGCCGGCAGCTGAGAAAACTCTATACCGTATTTACTATCAATGCATTGAAGAGTTTTTCTCTCCTAAAAGTGATGCTTGGTATGAGGATAGCAGGGCCGCCTATACTGGTAAAAATGCAATCAAGTTCAGGCAAATCGTGCCTGCTCACCTCGACGAACTGATGGTCAGCCTCGAAAACGGGTTTCAAAGAATCCGTGAAGAGCTTGAATATTACGAGACAGATTATCGGACAAAGATGCTCCAATCCAGATAA
- the scpB gene encoding SMC-Scp complex subunit ScpB, whose product MGIVKWKGILESLLFAAGDEGLSLKQITAVLEVDELQANEIVTELQQDYEKDKNRGITIVQLAGVFQLATKKEHADYLKKLVESPGTAHLSQAALETLAIVAYKQPITRAEIEEIRGVKTERPLHTLSSRALIKEVGRAEGTGRAILYGTTKEFLDYFGLKNISELPPLPDHVEDDELQDDADLFFEKFQETMEADQ is encoded by the coding sequence GTGGGAATAGTAAAATGGAAAGGGATTTTGGAGAGCCTTCTGTTTGCAGCCGGTGATGAGGGATTGAGCCTGAAGCAAATTACAGCCGTACTCGAAGTGGATGAATTACAGGCAAATGAAATTGTTACCGAACTTCAGCAGGATTATGAAAAAGACAAAAACCGAGGAATTACAATCGTACAGCTCGCCGGAGTATTCCAGTTAGCCACGAAAAAAGAACATGCTGATTATTTAAAAAAGCTTGTTGAATCACCAGGAACCGCTCATTTGTCACAAGCTGCGCTTGAAACTTTGGCGATTGTAGCTTATAAGCAGCCAATTACAAGGGCTGAAATTGAAGAAATCCGTGGAGTGAAAACGGAGAGGCCGCTTCATACACTATCATCAAGGGCTCTGATTAAAGAAGTCGGCAGAGCAGAAGGTACTGGACGAGCGATTCTTTATGGAACAACAAAAGAATTTCTGGATTACTTCGGATTGAAAAATATTAGCGAGCTTCCTCCGCTTCCGGATCATGTCGAGGATGACGAATTGCAGGATGACGCAGATTTATTCTTTGAGAAATTCCAGGAAACAATGGAAGCAGATCAATAG
- a CDS encoding segregation/condensation protein A, whose translation MQYNVKIEAFEGPLDLLLHLINRLEIDIYDIPVAEITEQYLMYIHAMKELQLDVASEYLVMAATLLAIKSKMLLPKHEEELEDDFEFEDDGDPRNELVERLIEYKKFKEAASDLKSLEEERGLMYTKPPSDLTEFAHETKGENTDLNISLYDMLGAFQKLLRRKKLQRPMSTKIARQEISIEKRMDEVLSFLKESGERKKFYDLFPESNREHIVVTFLAILELIKRKEIDIEQEQNFAEIYMTARKE comes from the coding sequence ATGCAATATAATGTGAAAATCGAGGCCTTTGAAGGCCCATTGGATTTACTTCTGCACTTGATCAATCGTTTGGAGATTGATATTTACGATATACCAGTAGCGGAAATAACTGAACAATATTTGATGTACATCCATGCAATGAAGGAATTGCAGCTGGATGTCGCAAGTGAATATCTCGTGATGGCAGCGACGCTGTTAGCAATCAAAAGCAAGATGCTTCTCCCCAAGCACGAGGAAGAGCTGGAAGATGATTTTGAATTTGAGGATGATGGAGATCCGCGAAATGAACTTGTCGAGAGATTGATTGAGTATAAAAAGTTCAAAGAGGCAGCCAGTGACCTGAAATCACTCGAAGAGGAACGGGGACTTATGTATACCAAGCCTCCAAGTGACCTTACGGAATTTGCCCATGAAACCAAGGGTGAAAATACGGATTTGAATATCTCTTTGTATGATATGCTTGGTGCATTTCAAAAGCTTTTAAGAAGGAAAAAGCTGCAAAGGCCAATGTCAACTAAAATCGCCCGCCAGGAAATTTCCATTGAAAAAAGGATGGATGAGGTCCTAAGTTTCTTGAAAGAAAGCGGTGAAAGGAAAAAGTTCTACGACTTGTTTCCCGAATCTAACCGTGAGCATATTGTCGTTACATTCCTTGCGATTCTTGAGTTGATCAAACGGAAAGAAATCGATATAGAACAAGAGCAGAACTTTGCTGAGATATACATGACAGCCAGAAAGGAGTAA
- a CDS encoding YjcZ family sporulation protein, translating to MSDKKGHGHGCGYGSGFALIVVLFILLIIVGAAWL from the coding sequence ATGTCAGATAAAAAAGGTCATGGTCATGGTTGTGGATACGGTTCAGGATTTGCTTTAATCGTCGTGCTTTTCATTTTGCTCATCATCGTTGGTGCTGCCTGGTTATAA
- a CDS encoding DUF309 domain-containing protein: MTKYPISYIQYLAHFHGDRDYFECHEILEEYWKATDAGNKKSIWVALILLAVSNYHHRRNNFPGAIRTLDKALEIFSEDTEAISRLGIDPGLLSGTLRKRKENLLNKIPYTSFNLPLCDPDLKKLCLEECRQNGFTWGTSSNLENPDLIHRHSTRDRTDVISDRQLALEDRKNREK; the protein is encoded by the coding sequence ATGACAAAATATCCAATATCCTATATACAATATCTCGCTCATTTCCATGGAGACAGAGATTATTTTGAATGCCATGAAATTCTGGAAGAGTATTGGAAAGCGACAGATGCAGGAAATAAAAAATCGATCTGGGTTGCATTGATCCTTTTGGCGGTATCTAATTATCATCATCGCCGCAATAATTTCCCGGGAGCCATTCGAACTTTGGATAAAGCTTTGGAAATCTTTTCAGAAGATACGGAAGCAATTAGCCGCTTGGGGATCGATCCTGGACTTTTGTCAGGTACATTGCGAAAAAGAAAGGAAAACTTGCTTAATAAGATTCCATATACCAGCTTTAATCTGCCCCTATGTGATCCGGATTTAAAAAAGCTTTGCCTTGAGGAGTGCAGACAAAATGGATTCACCTGGGGAACAAGCAGCAATCTCGAAAACCCTGACTTAATCCATCGACACTCAACACGAGATCGAACCGATGTCATTTCAGACCGGCAACTGGCTCTGGAGGACAGGAAAAACAGAGAAAAATAA